A window of the Ostrea edulis chromosome 1, xbOstEdul1.1, whole genome shotgun sequence genome harbors these coding sequences:
- the LOC125663760 gene encoding neurofilament heavy polypeptide-like isoform X9, which produces MMEKTIQTTVSPSQGVGDSVIELRGGSKITVGVREKNSALQSASSVAVDLEFQGQGHSPRSHETSVCFYTRSATKLRILKMTEQRRTHLNRSMEKSFEDLLTGLDDDLEPDIDDIFTNYDHLPEKVTDSTFNAMAFQHKDTHLSPASSLEKEFPKMAEPASEESKKNDLKDIQFPRAERNTDPGIQSEDEDEELELHEELPEELEFVSSHRQEEEEGEVYDSSKLILPTFGESNTDDSLLGNVELEEDEEDEEEEEKMEHQKQTMEGEDQKDLTMFSGLDHDDSDPDIDKLVAECEFLPETVTDSTINAMVDRNRPLAKSYHQSQELDNEESDRDETMEIDATQENSPPPEVRIRIQKEASLDFSVLEPDSNHLDVDIGKHKTNLRKQGSLAKRRKPTRSNVRSALLSGEEAMFQDSSEPKREPADSKEDEDDVFGQRTSTSSTEGVPTSPPAKKPSKVMVPLPGFGGPKPELRRRSEEQHQADMAVDEPKKKDFRSYGVKLPVPQVSRKSESTDETISTAALRKVPRKDDAENQEPVKHYNVSSLKSVKKESRVSKTESESDKFFEKPSLRQVSRSENKERTSGENKFEKPALKTVSRPNMDKSNEVDVKFEIPALKQVTLERGEINKSDKENESLYSRPSLKSTPKPPEEKAAPTTPKSPEAKTFELPTLRPTPKASRSRQEDTQQDAVSFEKPALRNVSRPLERKESVETGSFEKPTLRNVGKPPLPEKRISIAEDDSEDKHKFDVPALRMVPRDQKPTETLRNVTRGEKGSEIELIRKPSLKSTPRKEVPKSEEGKETPGWLKNMKLRKTKSQSEDINNVEESKEQPEWLQTASEKREKALETLNSKDGQKANYVPSWMKAQDSRHKSNPNLNFVTPASNSEELPDWKKALAEKRKSRRDSDIIVKPTADSEKEIPPWKQELAKKGMKSSTPVKPSSEQRKSEPEWKLKADEKRQRIIIHFKTDPDDEEQRLDSSTKP; this is translated from the exons aGAGAAAAGAACAGTGCACTACAGTCAGCCTCTTCAGTAGCTGTAGACCTtgaattccaaggtcaaggtcattcaccAAGGTCACATGAGACCAGTGTGTGTTTTTATACTCGAAGTGCCACCAAGTTAAGGATATTGAAGATGACTGAGCAGCGCAGAACTCATCTAAATCGG AGCATGGAAAAAAGTTTCGAAGATTTACTGACAGGGCTAGATGATGACCTTGAGCCAGATATAGATGACATCTTCACAAACTATGATCATCTGCCAGAG AAAGTTACTGATTCCACATTTAATGCTATGGCTTTCCAACACAAGGACACACATCTTTCCCCAGCATCTTCACTAGAGAAGGAATTTCCAAAAATGGCTGAACCTGCATCTGAAGAGTCCAAGAAGAATGATTTAAAGGACATCCAGTTCCCAAGAGCAGAGAGAAACACAGATCCTGGGATTCAGAGTGAGGATGAAGATGAGGAGCTCGAGCTACATGAAGAACTGCCCGAAGAATTGGAATTCGTATCCTCTCACCGGcaggaggaggaggagggggaGGTTTATGATTCTTCTAAATTAATTTTGCCTACTTTTGGGGAGAGCAACACAGATGATTCACTTCTTGGGAATGTGGAGCTAGAGGAAGATGAAGAGGATGAAGAAGAGGAAGAAAAAATGGAGCATCAGAAACAAACTATGGAGGGAGAAGATCAAAAAGATCTGACAATGTTTTCGGGTCTGGATCATGATGACTCTGATCCAGATATTGATAAGTTAGTCGCAGAATGTGAATTCTTGCCTGAG ACTGTTACTGATTCTACCATCAATGCCATGGTAGACAGGAATCGACCTTTAGCTAAATCATACCATCAGAGCCAGGAATTAGACAATGAGGAATCGGATAGAGACGAAACCATGGAAATAGATGCAACACAGGAAAACAGCCCTCCCCCA GAGGTTCGTATAAGAATTCAAAAAGAGGCCAGCTTAGATTTCTCAGTTCTTGAG CCTGATAGTAACCATTTGGATGTGGATATTGGCAAGCACAAGACTAATCTGAGAAAGCAGGGATCACTGGCTAAGAGGAGGAAGCCAACTCGCTCTAATGTCCGGAGTGCTCTCCTGTCTGGGGAGGAAGCAATGTTCCAGGATTCTTCAG AACCTAAGAGAGAACCTGCTGACAGTAAAGAAGATGAGGATGATGTGTTTGGTCAGAGGACTTCAACTTCCTCTACTGAAGGAGTACCAACTTCACCCCCAGCCAAAAAACCCAGCAAAGTCATGGTACCACTGCCAGGGTTCGGGGGCCCCAAG CCTGAACTTAGGAGGCGCTCTGAAGAACAACACCAGGCAGACATGGCAGTCGATGAACCCAAAAAGAAAGACTTCCGAAGTTATGGAGTCAAATTACCTGTACCTCAAGTATCTAGAAAAAGTGAAAGCACTGACGAGACCATTAGCACAGCAGCTCTGAGGAAAGTTCCTAGGAAAGACGATGCTGAGAATCAGGAACCAGTTAAACATTATAATGTGTCCTCTCTGAAATCAGTGAAAAAAGAGAGTAGAGTCTCGAAAACTGAATCAGAATCTGACAAATTCTTTGAAAAGCCATCTTTACGACAAGTGTCTAgaagtgaaaataaagaaaggACTTCGGGTGAAAATAAATTTGAGAAACCTGCTTTAAAGACTGTTTCCAGACCAAATATGGACAAATCCAATGAAGTAGATGTGAAATTTGAGATTCCAGCCTTGAAACAAGTAACATTAGAGAGAGGTGAAATCAATAAATCTGATAAAGAAAATGAAAGTTTGTATAGCAGGCCATCTTTGAAATCCACACCAAAGCCTCCAGAAGAAAAGGCTGCCCCTACTACTCCAAAGAGTCCTGAGGCTAAAACATTTGAACTGCCCACTTTACGACCAACTCCAAAAGCAAGCAGGAGCAGACAAGAAGATACTCAACAGGACGCAGTTTCTTTTGAGAAGCCAGCTCTACGAAATGTTTCAAGACCATTGGAAAGAAAAGAGTCTGTCGAAACTGGATCTTTTGAGAAACCTACACTTAGGAATGTTGGTAAACCTCCATTGCCAGAGAAACGGATCTCCATTGCTGAAGATGACAGTGAGGACAAGCACAAATTTGATGTTCCTGCTTTGAGAATGGTACCAAGAGATCAGAAACCTACAGAAACATTGAGGAATGTCACAAGAGGAGAAAAAGGTTCAGAAATTGAGTTAATTCGAAAACCATCTTTAAAATCTACACCTCGTAAAGAGGTTCCTAAGTCGGAGGAGGGCAAGGAAACTCCAGGTTGGCTGAAAAACATGAAGTTGAGGAAAACTAAAAGTCAATCAGAAGACATAAACAATGTCGAGGAGAGTAAGGAGCAACCTGAGTGGCTGCAGACAGCCAGTGAAAAAAGAGAAAAGGCACTAGAAACACTCAACTCGAAAG ATGGCCAGAAAGCAAACTATGTACCAAGTTGGATGAAAGCCCAGGACAGCCGTCATAAGTCAAATCCTAACTTGAATTTTGTGACTCCAGCATCTAACTCGGAAGAACTACCAGATTGGAAGAAAGCACTGGccgaaaaaagaaaatcaagaCGGGACTCAGACATCATA GTTAAACCGACAGCCGACAGTGAGAAGGAAATTCCTCCCTGGAAGCAGGAACTGGCCAAAAAGGGAATGAAATCCTCCACCCCTGTCAAAC CTTCATCAGAACAAAGGAAATCAGAACCCGAGTGGAAACTCAAGGCAGACGAGAAACGACAGAGAATTATAA TACATTTTAAGACAGATCCAGATGATGAAGAACAG AGACTGGACTCTTCGACAAAACCTTAA
- the LOC125663760 gene encoding neurofilament heavy polypeptide-like isoform X3, translating to MMEKTIQTTVSPSQGVGDSVIELRGGSKITVGVREKNSALQSASSVAVDLEFQGQGHSPRSHETSVCFYTRSATKLRILKMTEQRRTHLNRSMEKSFEDLLTGLDDDLEPDIDDIFTNYDHLPEKVTDSTFNAMAFQHKDTHLSPASSLEKEFPKMAEPASEESKKNDLKDIQFPRAERNTDPGIQSEDEDEELELHEELPEELEFVSSHRQEEEEGEVYDSSKLILPTFGESNTDDSLLGNVELEEDEEDEEEEEKMEHQKQTMEGEDQKDLTMFSGLDHDDSDPDIDKLVAECEFLPETVTDSTINAMVDRNRPLAKSYHQSQELDNEESDRDETMEIDATQENSPPPEVRIRIQKEASLDFSVLEPDSNHLDVDIGKHKTNLRKQGSLAKRRKPTRSNVRSALLSGEEAMFQDSSEPKREPADSKEDEDDVFGQRTSTSSTEGVPTSPPAKKPSKVMVPLPGFGGPKPELRRRSEEQHQADMAVDEPKKKDFRSYGVKLPVPQVSRKSESTDETISTAALRKVPRKDDAENQEPVKHYNVSSLKSVKKESRVSKTESESDKFFEKPSLRQVSRSENKERTSGENKFEKPALKTVSRPNMDKSNEVDVKFEIPALKQVTLERGEINKSDKENESLYSRPSLKSTPKPPEEKAAPTTPKSPEAKTFELPTLRPTPKASRSRQEDTQQDAVSFEKPALRNVSRPLERKESVETGSFEKPTLRNVGKPPLPEKRISIAEDDSEDKHKFDVPALRMVPRDQKPTETLRNVTRGEKGSEIELIRKPSLKSTPRKEVPKSEEGKETPGWLKNMKLRKTKSQSEDINNVEESKEQPEWLQTASEKREKALETLNSKENISKTSSENKVPWLSRDNLKKTSTPLQENNDNLHSNNEEGRQRLSSVESNGDIDHRSRERTPSKNDGQKANYVPSWMKAQDSRHKSNPNLNFVTPASNSEELPDWKKALAEKRKSRRDSDIIVKPTADSEKEIPPWKQELAKKGMKSSTPVKPSSEQRKSEPEWKLKADEKRQRIISWSRMDDGF from the exons aGAGAAAAGAACAGTGCACTACAGTCAGCCTCTTCAGTAGCTGTAGACCTtgaattccaaggtcaaggtcattcaccAAGGTCACATGAGACCAGTGTGTGTTTTTATACTCGAAGTGCCACCAAGTTAAGGATATTGAAGATGACTGAGCAGCGCAGAACTCATCTAAATCGG AGCATGGAAAAAAGTTTCGAAGATTTACTGACAGGGCTAGATGATGACCTTGAGCCAGATATAGATGACATCTTCACAAACTATGATCATCTGCCAGAG AAAGTTACTGATTCCACATTTAATGCTATGGCTTTCCAACACAAGGACACACATCTTTCCCCAGCATCTTCACTAGAGAAGGAATTTCCAAAAATGGCTGAACCTGCATCTGAAGAGTCCAAGAAGAATGATTTAAAGGACATCCAGTTCCCAAGAGCAGAGAGAAACACAGATCCTGGGATTCAGAGTGAGGATGAAGATGAGGAGCTCGAGCTACATGAAGAACTGCCCGAAGAATTGGAATTCGTATCCTCTCACCGGcaggaggaggaggagggggaGGTTTATGATTCTTCTAAATTAATTTTGCCTACTTTTGGGGAGAGCAACACAGATGATTCACTTCTTGGGAATGTGGAGCTAGAGGAAGATGAAGAGGATGAAGAAGAGGAAGAAAAAATGGAGCATCAGAAACAAACTATGGAGGGAGAAGATCAAAAAGATCTGACAATGTTTTCGGGTCTGGATCATGATGACTCTGATCCAGATATTGATAAGTTAGTCGCAGAATGTGAATTCTTGCCTGAG ACTGTTACTGATTCTACCATCAATGCCATGGTAGACAGGAATCGACCTTTAGCTAAATCATACCATCAGAGCCAGGAATTAGACAATGAGGAATCGGATAGAGACGAAACCATGGAAATAGATGCAACACAGGAAAACAGCCCTCCCCCA GAGGTTCGTATAAGAATTCAAAAAGAGGCCAGCTTAGATTTCTCAGTTCTTGAG CCTGATAGTAACCATTTGGATGTGGATATTGGCAAGCACAAGACTAATCTGAGAAAGCAGGGATCACTGGCTAAGAGGAGGAAGCCAACTCGCTCTAATGTCCGGAGTGCTCTCCTGTCTGGGGAGGAAGCAATGTTCCAGGATTCTTCAG AACCTAAGAGAGAACCTGCTGACAGTAAAGAAGATGAGGATGATGTGTTTGGTCAGAGGACTTCAACTTCCTCTACTGAAGGAGTACCAACTTCACCCCCAGCCAAAAAACCCAGCAAAGTCATGGTACCACTGCCAGGGTTCGGGGGCCCCAAG CCTGAACTTAGGAGGCGCTCTGAAGAACAACACCAGGCAGACATGGCAGTCGATGAACCCAAAAAGAAAGACTTCCGAAGTTATGGAGTCAAATTACCTGTACCTCAAGTATCTAGAAAAAGTGAAAGCACTGACGAGACCATTAGCACAGCAGCTCTGAGGAAAGTTCCTAGGAAAGACGATGCTGAGAATCAGGAACCAGTTAAACATTATAATGTGTCCTCTCTGAAATCAGTGAAAAAAGAGAGTAGAGTCTCGAAAACTGAATCAGAATCTGACAAATTCTTTGAAAAGCCATCTTTACGACAAGTGTCTAgaagtgaaaataaagaaaggACTTCGGGTGAAAATAAATTTGAGAAACCTGCTTTAAAGACTGTTTCCAGACCAAATATGGACAAATCCAATGAAGTAGATGTGAAATTTGAGATTCCAGCCTTGAAACAAGTAACATTAGAGAGAGGTGAAATCAATAAATCTGATAAAGAAAATGAAAGTTTGTATAGCAGGCCATCTTTGAAATCCACACCAAAGCCTCCAGAAGAAAAGGCTGCCCCTACTACTCCAAAGAGTCCTGAGGCTAAAACATTTGAACTGCCCACTTTACGACCAACTCCAAAAGCAAGCAGGAGCAGACAAGAAGATACTCAACAGGACGCAGTTTCTTTTGAGAAGCCAGCTCTACGAAATGTTTCAAGACCATTGGAAAGAAAAGAGTCTGTCGAAACTGGATCTTTTGAGAAACCTACACTTAGGAATGTTGGTAAACCTCCATTGCCAGAGAAACGGATCTCCATTGCTGAAGATGACAGTGAGGACAAGCACAAATTTGATGTTCCTGCTTTGAGAATGGTACCAAGAGATCAGAAACCTACAGAAACATTGAGGAATGTCACAAGAGGAGAAAAAGGTTCAGAAATTGAGTTAATTCGAAAACCATCTTTAAAATCTACACCTCGTAAAGAGGTTCCTAAGTCGGAGGAGGGCAAGGAAACTCCAGGTTGGCTGAAAAACATGAAGTTGAGGAAAACTAAAAGTCAATCAGAAGACATAAACAATGTCGAGGAGAGTAAGGAGCAACCTGAGTGGCTGCAGACAGCCAGTGAAAAAAGAGAAAAGGCACTAGAAACACTCAACTCGAAAG aaaacatttcaaaaactaGCTCAGAAAATAAAGTGCCTTGGTTAAGCCGAGACAATCTGAAGAAAACATCCACTCCACTACAAGAAAATAATGACAATTTACATTCCAATAACGAGGAGGGCAGACAGAGGCTTAGCTCAGTTGAAAGTAATGGTGACATTGACCATAGATCAAGGGAAAGAACTCCATCAAAGAATG ATGGCCAGAAAGCAAACTATGTACCAAGTTGGATGAAAGCCCAGGACAGCCGTCATAAGTCAAATCCTAACTTGAATTTTGTGACTCCAGCATCTAACTCGGAAGAACTACCAGATTGGAAGAAAGCACTGGccgaaaaaagaaaatcaagaCGGGACTCAGACATCATA GTTAAACCGACAGCCGACAGTGAGAAGGAAATTCCTCCCTGGAAGCAGGAACTGGCCAAAAAGGGAATGAAATCCTCCACCCCTGTCAAAC CTTCATCAGAACAAAGGAAATCAGAACCCGAGTGGAAACTCAAGGCAGACGAGAAACGACAGAGAATTATAA GTTGGTCAAGAATGGACGATGGTTTTTAG
- the LOC125663760 gene encoding neurofilament heavy polypeptide-like isoform X4 yields the protein MMEKTIQTTVSPSQGVGDSVIELRGGSKITVGVREKNSALQSASSVAVDLEFQGQGHSPRSHETSVCFYTRSATKLRILKMTEQRRTHLNRSMEKSFEDLLTGLDDDLEPDIDDIFTNYDHLPEKVTDSTFNAMAFQHKDTHLSPASSLEKEFPKMAEPASEESKKNDLKDIQFPRAERNTDPGIQSEDEDEELELHEELPEELEFVSSHRQEEEEGEVYDSSKLILPTFGESNTDDSLLGNVELEEDEEDEEEEEKMEHQKQTMEGEDQKDLTMFSGLDHDDSDPDIDKLVAECEFLPETVTDSTINAMVDRNRPLAKSYHQSQELDNEESDRDETMEIDATQENSPPPEVRIRIQKEASLDFSVLEPDSNHLDVDIGKHKTNLRKQGSLAKRRKPTRSNVRSALLSGEEAMFQDSSEPKREPADSKEDEDDVFGQRTSTSSTEGVPTSPPAKKPSKVMVPLPGFGGPKPELRRRSEEQHQADMAVDEPKKKDFRSYGVKLPVPQVSRKSESTDETISTAALRKVPRKDDAENQEPVKHYNVSSLKSVKKESRVSKTESESDKFFEKPSLRQVSRSENKERTSGENKFEKPALKTVSRPNMDKSNEVDVKFEIPALKQVTLERGEINKSDKENESLYSRPSLKSTPKPPEEKAAPTTPKSPEAKTFELPTLRPTPKASRSRQEDTQQDAVSFEKPALRNVSRPLERKESVETGSFEKPTLRNVGKPPLPEKRISIAEDDSEDKHKFDVPALRMVPRDQKPTETLRNVTRGEKGSEIELIRKPSLKSTPRKEVPKSEEGKETPGWLKNMKLRKTKSQSEDINNVEESKEQPEWLQTASEKREKALETLNSKENISKTSSENKVPWLSRDNLKKTSTPLQENNDNLHSNNEEGRQRLSSVESNGDIDHRSRERTPSKNDGQKANYVPSWMKAQDSRHKSNPNLNFVTPASNSEELPDWKKALAEKRKSRRDSDIIVKPTADSEKEIPPWKQELAKKGMKSSTPVKPSSEQRKSEPEWKLKADEKRQRIIKVYSDKDAL from the exons aGAGAAAAGAACAGTGCACTACAGTCAGCCTCTTCAGTAGCTGTAGACCTtgaattccaaggtcaaggtcattcaccAAGGTCACATGAGACCAGTGTGTGTTTTTATACTCGAAGTGCCACCAAGTTAAGGATATTGAAGATGACTGAGCAGCGCAGAACTCATCTAAATCGG AGCATGGAAAAAAGTTTCGAAGATTTACTGACAGGGCTAGATGATGACCTTGAGCCAGATATAGATGACATCTTCACAAACTATGATCATCTGCCAGAG AAAGTTACTGATTCCACATTTAATGCTATGGCTTTCCAACACAAGGACACACATCTTTCCCCAGCATCTTCACTAGAGAAGGAATTTCCAAAAATGGCTGAACCTGCATCTGAAGAGTCCAAGAAGAATGATTTAAAGGACATCCAGTTCCCAAGAGCAGAGAGAAACACAGATCCTGGGATTCAGAGTGAGGATGAAGATGAGGAGCTCGAGCTACATGAAGAACTGCCCGAAGAATTGGAATTCGTATCCTCTCACCGGcaggaggaggaggagggggaGGTTTATGATTCTTCTAAATTAATTTTGCCTACTTTTGGGGAGAGCAACACAGATGATTCACTTCTTGGGAATGTGGAGCTAGAGGAAGATGAAGAGGATGAAGAAGAGGAAGAAAAAATGGAGCATCAGAAACAAACTATGGAGGGAGAAGATCAAAAAGATCTGACAATGTTTTCGGGTCTGGATCATGATGACTCTGATCCAGATATTGATAAGTTAGTCGCAGAATGTGAATTCTTGCCTGAG ACTGTTACTGATTCTACCATCAATGCCATGGTAGACAGGAATCGACCTTTAGCTAAATCATACCATCAGAGCCAGGAATTAGACAATGAGGAATCGGATAGAGACGAAACCATGGAAATAGATGCAACACAGGAAAACAGCCCTCCCCCA GAGGTTCGTATAAGAATTCAAAAAGAGGCCAGCTTAGATTTCTCAGTTCTTGAG CCTGATAGTAACCATTTGGATGTGGATATTGGCAAGCACAAGACTAATCTGAGAAAGCAGGGATCACTGGCTAAGAGGAGGAAGCCAACTCGCTCTAATGTCCGGAGTGCTCTCCTGTCTGGGGAGGAAGCAATGTTCCAGGATTCTTCAG AACCTAAGAGAGAACCTGCTGACAGTAAAGAAGATGAGGATGATGTGTTTGGTCAGAGGACTTCAACTTCCTCTACTGAAGGAGTACCAACTTCACCCCCAGCCAAAAAACCCAGCAAAGTCATGGTACCACTGCCAGGGTTCGGGGGCCCCAAG CCTGAACTTAGGAGGCGCTCTGAAGAACAACACCAGGCAGACATGGCAGTCGATGAACCCAAAAAGAAAGACTTCCGAAGTTATGGAGTCAAATTACCTGTACCTCAAGTATCTAGAAAAAGTGAAAGCACTGACGAGACCATTAGCACAGCAGCTCTGAGGAAAGTTCCTAGGAAAGACGATGCTGAGAATCAGGAACCAGTTAAACATTATAATGTGTCCTCTCTGAAATCAGTGAAAAAAGAGAGTAGAGTCTCGAAAACTGAATCAGAATCTGACAAATTCTTTGAAAAGCCATCTTTACGACAAGTGTCTAgaagtgaaaataaagaaaggACTTCGGGTGAAAATAAATTTGAGAAACCTGCTTTAAAGACTGTTTCCAGACCAAATATGGACAAATCCAATGAAGTAGATGTGAAATTTGAGATTCCAGCCTTGAAACAAGTAACATTAGAGAGAGGTGAAATCAATAAATCTGATAAAGAAAATGAAAGTTTGTATAGCAGGCCATCTTTGAAATCCACACCAAAGCCTCCAGAAGAAAAGGCTGCCCCTACTACTCCAAAGAGTCCTGAGGCTAAAACATTTGAACTGCCCACTTTACGACCAACTCCAAAAGCAAGCAGGAGCAGACAAGAAGATACTCAACAGGACGCAGTTTCTTTTGAGAAGCCAGCTCTACGAAATGTTTCAAGACCATTGGAAAGAAAAGAGTCTGTCGAAACTGGATCTTTTGAGAAACCTACACTTAGGAATGTTGGTAAACCTCCATTGCCAGAGAAACGGATCTCCATTGCTGAAGATGACAGTGAGGACAAGCACAAATTTGATGTTCCTGCTTTGAGAATGGTACCAAGAGATCAGAAACCTACAGAAACATTGAGGAATGTCACAAGAGGAGAAAAAGGTTCAGAAATTGAGTTAATTCGAAAACCATCTTTAAAATCTACACCTCGTAAAGAGGTTCCTAAGTCGGAGGAGGGCAAGGAAACTCCAGGTTGGCTGAAAAACATGAAGTTGAGGAAAACTAAAAGTCAATCAGAAGACATAAACAATGTCGAGGAGAGTAAGGAGCAACCTGAGTGGCTGCAGACAGCCAGTGAAAAAAGAGAAAAGGCACTAGAAACACTCAACTCGAAAG aaaacatttcaaaaactaGCTCAGAAAATAAAGTGCCTTGGTTAAGCCGAGACAATCTGAAGAAAACATCCACTCCACTACAAGAAAATAATGACAATTTACATTCCAATAACGAGGAGGGCAGACAGAGGCTTAGCTCAGTTGAAAGTAATGGTGACATTGACCATAGATCAAGGGAAAGAACTCCATCAAAGAATG ATGGCCAGAAAGCAAACTATGTACCAAGTTGGATGAAAGCCCAGGACAGCCGTCATAAGTCAAATCCTAACTTGAATTTTGTGACTCCAGCATCTAACTCGGAAGAACTACCAGATTGGAAGAAAGCACTGGccgaaaaaagaaaatcaagaCGGGACTCAGACATCATA GTTAAACCGACAGCCGACAGTGAGAAGGAAATTCCTCCCTGGAAGCAGGAACTGGCCAAAAAGGGAATGAAATCCTCCACCCCTGTCAAAC CTTCATCAGAACAAAGGAAATCAGAACCCGAGTGGAAACTCAAGGCAGACGAGAAACGACAGAGAATTATAA AAGTATATTCAGATAAAGATGCCTTATAG